CTGTTAGTGCAAGATGGAACACAGAGTCCGGGCCTACAGGGCCTTCCACGTTAAACCCGCGCCTTTTCGCCTCCTGAATTGCAGGAGTAATGTTTTCCGATTCTTCTAATCCGAAGAGACCATTGTCGCCGCTGTGGGGATTTAATCCGGCTACAGCCATTGTCCCCTCTTTTATTCCAAGGCTTTGCAAGGCTTGTGTGCATCTTTCGACGTAATCCAGTAATCTGTCCTTGGTCACCATATCACAAGCCTTCCTCAGAGATACATGGCGGGTAAGAAAAAATACTCTCATTCCCCTGACTTCAAACATAGTAAGGGGGTCTTTGGTGTCTGTCAGTCCGGCAAGTATTTCCGTATGCCCGATAAATTCTATTCCGGCCGCTTTTAGTGAAGGCTTGTTTATAGGGGTTGTTGCTATTGCAGAAAGTTTTCCTTCCATAGCAAGCTCCACACTCTTTTTTATATACTCGAAGGAAGCCCGGCCATTTTCTGCCTGAACCTTTCCGTACTCCAGACAATCAGGATTTATTATTTTTAAATCCACTACGTTTATAGTTCTTTTGTCTAAATCTATCCTATCAATACCTTCTGCTTTATTAACATTGGTTTGTATGCCGCATATCCGGGCTGCCTTTTCAATAACTCCGGCATCACCTATTACCAAAGGATTACATACTTTGTAAATCTCATCATTAGCCAGTGCTTTTACTATTATCTCGGAACCTATTCCTGCGGGATCTCCCATGGGAATCCCGATTATGGGTTTAAGCATTTTATCCCCTCCTGTTAATACTATTATAATATATCTGTTTATACCCGAGGAATATGTGTATTTTAAAATTGTTGACATTTTATTCAACTGGTAATAATATAATACTGTACTAAGTGTACTATTATTGTTAATACAGTTACAAGGAGGTGCTTATGATACAATTAGATTTTAAAGACCCCAGACCCATTTATGAACAAATTAAAGATAAAATCAAGGAGCTGGTTATAACCGGGGCAGTTGAAACTGACGACAAAATACCGTCGGTAAGAGAGCTTGCTCAAACTCTTACCATAAACCCCAATACAATTCAGAAAGCATATAAAGACCTTGAATCCGAGGGAATAATTTATTCGGTTAAAGGCAAGGGTAATTTTATAGCCCCATTGGATAAAAGCTCTGTAGACCCAAGACGTAAAGAGCTTTTGCTCAATATTCAGAAAACGGTGGAAGAATTGATTTTTCTTCATACACCGCAGCAGGCAGTAATCGATGTAATTCAGAACACATATAGTAAAAAGGAGGCATCCCAATGATTCATGTTAAATCTTTGAGCAAATCCTACGGGGACTTTAAGGCACTTGATTCCCTTGATATTCATATAAAAGAGGGTTCAGTCTATGGGCTTTTGGGACCTAACGGTTCAGGCAAAACTACACTGATAAAACATTTGACCGGTATTTATAAAAACGAGTCAGGCTCTATTGCCATAGATGGTAAATCCGTTTTTGATAATCCCGAAACAAAATCCAAAATAGTTTATATATCCGATGACCTATTTTTCTTTTCACAGTACAGTATAAAGGAAATGGCTTCTTTCTATGCCAGCATGTATCCAGGTTGGAGGTGGGAGAGATTTAATACTCTAAAGCAGGTATTTCCAATTGACATAAATCGTAGAGTCGTAAAGCTTTCAAAAGGTATGCAGAAACAGGTAGCCTTCTGGCTTGGAATTTCAGCAAAGCCAAAGGTGATGATACTGGATGAACCCGTTGACGGACTTGACCCGGTTATGAGAAAAAAGGTATGGAATCTGATACTTCAGGATGTTGCAGAATACGGAACAACGGTTCTGGTATCCTCTCACAACCTACGTGAGCTGGAAGACATATGTGATCATGTTGGTATTCTATATCAGGGTAAAATGATGGTTGAGCGTGAGCTTGATAATATGAAATCAGATATTCACAAGCTTCAGCTTGCATACTCAGGTAATACACCTGATAATTTATTCAAGGATGGAGAGGTATTACATCGTACCCAGAACGGAAGCGTGCTGCAATTAATTGTCAGGGGTAACAAGGATGCATTAATATCCCATGTCAAGTCAACAAACCCTGTTGTAATGGATATTCTGCCGCTTTCCCTTGAGGAAATTTTCATTTATGAATTAGGGGGTAAAGGTTATGAAATCGAAAACATCCTTATTTAAGAAAGGCTTAATTTTAAGTGATCTGAAGCGTTATTGGTGGGTCAGTGTAATTTTTTCAATAGGACTTATCCTGACTATGCCTCTGGCACATTACATGCAAAAATTTAATATGAATTCTGACAATTCCAATATTAGATTTATTAAAGAGGCTATAGAACGTGAACTTAACTTCCATAGCGGAGTAAGTCTGTTGTTTCCAGCTGTTATTCCTGTTATTATTGCAGTTTTAGCCTACAGGTATATTCAAAAGGGTCGTCAAGCTTCTTTGTACCACAGTCTTCCCGTTACTAGGGCAGAACTGTATTTTAACAGTTTTGTTTCAGCACTGATATTATATGTTGTGCCCTTATTGATAAATGTTTTCGTTATGGGCTTGCTGAACTCCTTTAGCTTTTTATCTGATTTTTATACAATGGGACTTATTTTCAAATGGTTTGGGCTATCCCTTTTATATGGAATTTTATTTATGTCCATGACAATTTTTGTTGGCATGTTTACGGGAAGTTCCGTTGCCCAGATAGTATTTGTTTATATTTTGAATCTACTTCCTTTATTTTTCTTTGAGACTATAAGAGCAAATCTATCTTCGTTGCTATATGGTTTTGCAACTTATTCAAATACCGGTTTTTACCGCAAATTGCCTATGACGATGCTCTTTAGCAACAGCATAGAACTTACACCTCGGATGGTGGTTGGTTATATAGTTTTATCAGTGCTACTGCTGGCGGGAGGTCTTATTGCGTTTAAACTCAGAAGACCTGAAACCGCCGGTGACATCATAACCTTCAAGCCCATACGTCCCGTGTTTATATACGGTGTGACAGTTTGTGCAACACTAGTCGGCGGAGCTTATTTTCTTGGTATTAGCAGAGCCTCCGTCCCCTTTGCAATATTCGGATATTTCCTATGTGCATTAATCGGCTATGTAGTAGTTCAAATGGTAACAAACAAAACCTTTAAAGTACTTAATACCTACAAGGGTTATGTGGGGTATGCACTGGTATTAATAATTATGCTGTTAGGTGTCAAGTTTGATATTTTCGGATATGTAAACAAAGTTCCTGCTGCTGATGAGATTGCAAACGTTTACATGGGGTACAACATATACTGGTGGGAAGACCGAGACAATGAAAAATATCTAAGCCCTTCAAATGACAATACTACCATTTATAAAGAAACTGCAAACATAAAAAACATCACTGAGCTTCATAAGATGATTCTGGAAAGCAGGAGCAAGGAAGGTTTTCCTACCTACATTGCCTACACCCTTAAAAACGGTAAAAAAATCGTCAGGTATTATAATCTGGATAATAACCTGTATGCTTCTACGCTAGGCCCTATATATGAAAGCAAGGAATACAAAAACGGCAGATTTCCGGTACTGCATCAGGAAGCAGATGATATTAAGTATATACAAGTACATGATTATACAAACAAACAACCTATAGTTATTTCTGATAAGGAAAAGCTCAGAAGCTTTATTACTGAAATCCGGAAGGATATTAACGGTTTTAACTATGAGCAGCTTACTTCCTCTAATGAGGATAGACTCTGGATAGACATTATGGACAACAATGACAGGATTGTTTCATATGGAGTAAATTCAAACTACATTAACACATTAAACTGGTTTAGCTATAACAACAATCAGTAAAAAAAGTTCGGGCAGTAAAGGCGATTTTGCCATTACTGCCCGATCCTTTTTGCCCCTCTTGTTAATTATCTTTTATGGGAGCCTTTCTTATCAACAAATATGACAATACTGAAAGTAAAATCGTAGAAACAAGGAATACAGCAACTGCGCTTATAGGTCCGTAGCTTCCGGTTACTCCGAACATGGTAGTTATTCCATTGTATACCCAATTAACAGTAGAAGTTGAACAAAAGTTATAAATTATATACGGGAGTACCAGTATAAAAAAGGCCGGAACTCCAATTGATACACATATCTTTTGTATTTTGTTCATTCTGTAATATCCCAGTGTTATAAAATATCCAAGAGTTATTGCACACATGTACAGTGTTATGCTCCATAATAAAGAAATCACTATATTTCCGTTACTTTGCGTTTTGTCCTGATAAAGCATACCATACAAAGTATTATAATTTGTTATTCGGTTAAATATAGCTACCAAAGCCCTATCAATAACCGCCATACCCACCGTTACAGGAATTGCAGCCAAGAAAAAGCTCTTGAACTGGGTTCTCCTTGGTACGCCATTGGACATTAAAAATAAATAATTTTTTCGAAAAGAGTTTAATCCTACTACAAACAAAAATATTGCCGATATCATTTCAATTCCGTTAAATGAGCTGTTACCCTCTGATGTGACAGAAGAAAAAAAGATTGTTAGTAGTGCTATAATTAAATAGAAAATCAAGACAGAGTTCTTTATATCTGAAAATATATATTTAGAAGTTGTTTTTAATCTCATTAATAATCCCCTCCATTATCTATTAGTCATGTGAATAAATAGTTTCTGTAAATCAGGTTTTGTAACTTCCAGTCCGTCGGGAAAACCTGCCTTATCCAAATGCCCAAGTACATATGCACATTTGATTCCCCCTATTGTATCCGCTCCAAGTACATTTTTTCCGGCAGTAAAACCGTCAACCGCCGATATACTTCCAGTTATGGCATAACCCTGTGACAGAACGCTCTCAACGGATTCATTTAAAATCAATTTGCCTGATTTTATTATTATAACGTCTTCAATTATGTCTGCCGCTTCTTCAATCAAGTGTGTTGAAATGACAATAGTTTTGGGCTTTTCACTGTAATTTTTAAGCAATTCCTTATAAAACAGGTCACGATGATTTGCATCAAGTCCCAGAACAGGCTCATCTAAAAGAATAAAAGGCACATTGCAGGATAATGCTAAAATCATTTTGAATATAGATGTATAACCTGTAGACAAAGTCTTTATCTTTTGACTCAATTTAAGGGAAAACTTCTCACACAATTCAGAAGCATATTCATAGTCAAAATCGGTGTAGAATTCTTTAGTCCAATTAAACGCCTTTTTTACCGTCATATTCTCAGGATAGTAATTCTTTTCAGCCATAAAATATATCTTTGATAATGCATTATCATTCTCTATAACATTTTCACCGTCTACTAGAATCTTTCCTTCCGTAGGGAAAATCCTGTTTGTAATCAGGTTAAGCAAGGTTGTCTTTCCTGCTCCGTTACGCCCCAGCAGTCCATAAATCTTATTTTCTTCCAGTTTCAGGCTGATATTTTCCAGGGCTATCACATCTGCGAATTTTTTTGTTATATTTTTGATTTCCATTTGACTCATATTTCAAACCCTCTTTCCAACATTTTTAATATATCCTCTTTTGAAATTGAAAGCTTCTTTGCTTCTGTAACAAGAGATTTTATATAGATTTCAAAAAAATCTACCTTCCGTTGTTCAAGTATTTTTTCTTTTGCTCCATTTGCAACAAACATGCCAAGCCCCCTCTTTTTATAAACAATTCCGTTATCAACTAAAATATTTATTCCCTTTAACGCAGTGGCCGGGTTTATTTTGTAGTTTACCGAGATCTCTGTTGTCGATGGAATTTGTGTCTCCTCTTGGTATGCCCCTGCTATAATGGCATCCTCCAATTCCTCAGAAAGTTGAAGATATATAGGTTTGTCATTATTAAAATCTAGCTTCATGCCTTCACCACCTAATTAGTCCGTTAGTTAATTACTTATATAACTAACTATATAACTAATGGACCTAAAAGTCAATACGTATATATAAATTTTTTACATACTTTCTAAAGCTTAAATCGTATAATTTACATATCTGAAATGAATATTGTACATAATTTACATATGAATCCCGATTTTAGGGGTATACGGAGGTAACATGCCTAATCTGGTTACTCACTATCTTTGCGGCTTGGAAGCTGTTAAAATGATTGAAAATAAAGAGTGCAAAAAACTCATTGAACTAAATAAAAACGTCTTTAATCTAGGGGTTCAGGGCCCCGATATACTTTTTTACTATGGTATCTGGCCTTGGTCTCCTAAAACGCAATATGGCACTATAGGGGAGAAATTTCATATATCTAAAGTGAATCTGGTATTCAGTGAAATGATTGATTACATTTTGAAGCAGGAGGGGAATGTAAAAGACATTCTTACTGTTTATTTTATGGGCTTTTTAAGCCATAACTGTCTGGACAGTATTACTCATCCTTATATTTTCTACAAATCAGGCTTCAAAACTGACGAGGATCCACGCACAAACCTGTATCAATACTATCACAGGCGTTTTGAGACTGCTATTGACGTATTGATGTGTAGTCGGCTCTTGAACAAAAAAGTCCATGAGATAAGAATTGACGGGCTCATAGGTATAACCGTCAGGGAGCGCAACGTAATCGGAGATATGTACGAAAGTGTTATAGCCTCAGTTTTTAATTATAATATCCCCGGTAAACTTATAGCAAAAGCCATAAAAGATATGAATACCGTAGAAAAAATCCTTAGGGATCCCCACGGTACAAAGAAGAAATTTGTAGCCGCCATAGACCAAGTTATCTATGGGTTTCCTCTATTCTCCAGCCTTATCTTTCCCTTACATATAAAGGATGGCTTTGATTACTTGAATCTTGCCAAAAATGAATGGGCCATGCCATATGATAAGGCCCACAAAAGTACTCTTTCATTTATAGAAATGTTTAAAGAAGCCTGCGACAGAACACAACGCTTTTGTCAGGTGCTGTATTCAACTATCACAGGGGATAATTCCAACGTTTCCTATGCCTTGAAACTTTTTGGGAACAATTCCTATACTTCAGGAATCAATTGTGACTTGACTGTCAAATTCAAGTACCACGATATTATTTTTGAACAACATGGTGTTTAAGCAGTCTCATAACCATATCAATGGTATCTGCCAGATCTTTTTTGCTCCTTGCTTTTGCTTTTTCAAAGGGCAAAGCTACCCTGTTAATACTTACAATAGCCGACACTCCCATTTCATATGCTGCTTCAGCTCCATCCCCCACATCACCAACTATGGCAATAACGGGAACATTCTTTCTTTTAGCACGGGCAGCTACACCAATAACAACTTTTCCTCTAAGACTTTGTTCGTCAATCCTTCCTTCCCCGGTGAAAATAAAGTCGGCATCTTTTATTATGTTATCAAAACCTACTAAATCAAGAACTGTTTCGATTCCGGGTTTGAGACTTCCTTTAAGGAAAGCCAGTATCCCTGCTCCCATTGCACCTGCTGCACCACTTCCCGGAATTTCTGAAACATCAACCCCCAGTTGACTTTTTATTGTATCGGCTAAATCCATAAGATTTTTGTCAAGCAGTAAAACCATTTCCTCGTCGGCCCCTTTTTGAGGTGCATAAACATGCGCCGCACCGGTTTTACCGTACATGGGATTGTCAATATCGCACATAGCAGTTATTTTACAATCCTTCAGAAGCCGTTCAGCCAAAGTGGTGTCAATATGAGCTATTTCTCCTAATGTAGCCCCTGTAGGAATAAACTCTTCTCCTGCCTTGTTTTTAAACCTTACTCCTAAAGCACATGCCATTCCGGTACCTCCATCGTTTGTACAACTTCCACCAAGGCCTATTATTATTTCACGGCAGCCGTTTTCTACAGCATGGCATATCATTGTACCTAGACCAAAGGTTGTAGTCTGAGAAGGATTAAGCCTCCCTTCTGCCAATGGAAGGCCTGCAAACATGGCTGTCTCCAGTATGGCTGTGTTGCCTTTTCTGGCGTAGTAGCCTTTAAGCTTTTCGTTGTAAGGGCCTGTTGCCTCAAGAGTAACTTTATCCGCTCCAAGGAGCTGTATGAAACAATCAGAAGTGCCTTCTCCTCCGTCAGCTACAGGTATTTCAAGGACTTCGCCGTCGGGATAAAACTGTTTTATTTTTGTTTTTATTATGCCACAAACCTCAACAGAACTCATACTGCCTTTAAAGGAGTCAGGAGCAATAACAAACTTCTTCATTTGGCATTCCTCTTTTCACGCTTATATGTACAAAAAGAACACATATTCCATATGAAATCTGTGTTCCTTTATTATTAAATAAGTTATGGTTTTTTATTATATTGAAAGGATATTGCTTAGTTCAAACAGCTCCTTGTCGATATCCTTCTTCATGGCTAATGCTTCATCTATATCTATATCAACAACTTTTGAATCCTTTACAGATATAATTCTGTTAAAGACACCATCTTTAAGCAATGTTACAGCTTTTGCTCCCATAACACTTGCCATAACTCTGTCCTGAATAGTCGGACTTCCACCTCTTTGGATATATCCCAAAACTGTTCCTCTGGTTTCTATTCCGGTAAGGTCTTCTATCTTCTTGGCAAGCTCCAGTGCTCCCCCTATTTTCTCAGCAACACCTTCAGCCAATATGATTATATAGTTTTTCTTTCCGCTATTTCTTCCCTGAATAATTTTTCTTATTATATCTTTATCAAAATCAAATTCTCTTTCAGGAAGGAGAACTACTTCCGCACCTCCTGCGATTCCTACATTCAAAGCTATATGTCCTGCACGACGTCCCATTACTTCAAGTACGCTGCATCGTTCATGTGAATATGCCGTATCTCTGATTTTGTCAAGCGCATCCTGAACAGTATTCATTGCTGTATCGTAACCTATTGTATATTCTGAACTTGCTATGTCATTATCAATTGTTCCCGGCAATCCCATAACCTTCATACCGAATTTGCTGAAATCTCTAGCTCCTCTGTATGAACCGTCACCGCCGATAACAACAAGTGCATCCATACCAAAAGCTTTTGAAATAGACATAGCCTTCTGCATGCCTTCGTCAGTTGTAAATGCCTTACATCTGGCAGTTTGAAGTATCGTTCCCCCACGGTGAATAATATCGGATACATCTCTGGCACTCATATCAAATATATCTCCGGTAATTAAACCATTGTAACCTTTCCTGATGCCCAGCATCTTGAACCCGTGATATATACCTGTTCTTACAACAGCACGTATGGCAGCATTCATTCCAGGTGCATCTCCGCCGCTGGTAAGTACTCCTATTGTTTTAATGTCGCTCATTTCAAACCCTCCCCGTAAACAGTAAAATCTGAATGTCGTATATATACATCAAATTTTTATACAAACTGAACCCAATTGAGTTCATTATAAACCAATACACCTTCAGAAACAATATAAATCAGTTACTTTGTTTTTTTATATATACAATTTCCAATAGTTTCTCCCGCCAGAACTCTGGTTTCAAAGCCTTCTCCGGTCTGTTGTATTATATCATCATCTATTTTAACCATATTCTTTTTAAAAATCACAAGAACAGTAGAACCTCCGAACTTAAAAAATCCTTTTTCATCACCTCTTGAAACACGTTCTCCGGGAGTATAAGTCTGAATTATTGAGCCTACTGAGGTTGCTCCCACTTCTATGTATAGAACATCCCCAAAATTGTCTGTTTTGAATATGCTGTATTCCCTTTTGTTTCTGCAGAAGAGTTCAGGTATTTTCTTTAATGCAACAGGATTTACAGAGTAGTATTCACCTTTTATTTTTTGTGTTTCCATACACTTACCGCTGTCAAAAAAATGGAACCTGTGATAGTCTACAGGGCAAAGTCTTAATATCAGGTAAGTACCCCCATTGTAATCCTGAGCCAGTTTTTCGTCCTGAAGGAGTTCACTTAAACTGTACGTCATTCCTTTTATCTGAAGAAGTTTTTCCTTATCTATATTTTCCCATGCCTGAAGTCGCCCATCCCCCGGAGCCAGCAGTTTTTCTTGGGCCTTATCAAATTTCCTCGCAGAGGGTTTCAGTTTTCTGGCAAAGAAATCATTGAAGCTGTTGAAATCCTCCAGCTTGTTTTCACATTCATTAATATCTATTGAAAATTTATCTGCAAAACCCTTTATAGTTTTGCGGCTTATTTTCCTGTCGCAGAAAAATCCCGTTAAGGCAGAATATAACTTACGTTTTACAAGGAGTTCCAGTCCAAGCTTTCCTCTTCCTGTTGTGTACAGGGCATCAAGAAGGTTGCCCCCTGCTACCTGCTCAATATCATATTGTTTGGTTTTTCTATTATAAATCTGAATCATTGTATTCTCTTTTCTTTAAATAATTTTTACTCTTAATCAGAATTTTATATTATTGAGAAAATTAATGCAATTTAAAAAACTCCTCCTTAGCATGTTATTAGTTAATGCCAAGAAGGAGTTTTTTTAGTCATTTTATTTATATTACAGTTTACTTGTATGGGTCTATTGTTTGAATAGTTCCGTCCTCGTTATATTTCAATTCAGTAAATTTAACGCATCTCTTATTATCACGACCGCCTGATAATGAGCTGTCATGGTAGAACAGATACCACTTATCCTGATACTGAACTATTGAGTGGTGAGTAGTCCATCCTACAACAGGTGTAAGTATTTTGCCTTTGAATACAAAAGGTCCTTTTGGATTTTTACCTACTGCGTATACAATGGTGTGGGTTGTACCTGTTGAGTAGGAAAGATAGTAATTGCCGTTGTACTTGTGCATCCATGGGCCTTCAAAATATCTTCTGTCTTCATCACCCGCAAGAATTGGATTACCATCTTCATCAACAATGGATATCTCTATAGGCGCTTCTTTGAATGTGAGCATATCATCGCTCAATTCAGCTACTCTTGGACCTATAGCCGGTGCTGATGCATCCGGGCCTTCAGCGTTAGGGTTAAAGCTGCCAGTTTGCCACTTTTCAAGTTGACCGCCCCAAAGACCACCGAAATAAATGTATGCTTTATTGTTATCATCCACCAGAACAGCAGGGTCTATGCTGAAGCTGCCGGGAATAGGCTCTTTTTGAGCTGTAAATGGACCTGAAGGGGATGAACTTGTAGCTACTCCGATTCTGAATATACCATCCTTATCTCTTGCAGGAAAGTACAAATAGTAGGTATTATTTTTGTAAGCAGCATCCGGTGCCCACATTTGCTTTGATACCCATGGAACATCTTTCATGTGAAGGGCTTCACCATTGTCAATGCAAGGTGAGTTTAAATCATCCAAAGACAATATGTGATAGTCTTCCATCATATACTGGTCTCCGTTATCGTTTGAAACTATATCCTCGTCAAGGTCATGAGAAGGATATATATAAATTTTACCTTCAAATACATGTGCAGACGGGTCTGCTGTATAAATGTGTTCTACTAGAGGTTCTTTTTGTTTTACAATTTTCTCCATGCGACTTTCTCCTTAATTAACATAATAGTTATAATAGAGTTAACAGTTACCATTATATCAAGATTTTATTAACAATCAATCATAATTTGATAAGCTTTGTTTTTATTGCCCCTTTAAATTTATATGTCAATTTCAGGATTTTATCTCATATAAGATTTTGCAATAATCTTCTACTACTCACATATTGGATATTTAGTTGTATCCCAGGTCCTTCCCTCACTCTTAAGGAATGCATCGTTTACATTAAAGTATTTATATGAAAGAGCAGCATTCTGTTTGGTATATATAGTATCCCATGTACAATCAAGATGATAATATTTACCCTCTATTTTTACTATATTCCAAGCGTGCGCTCCGCCTGCCCACCCATGGGCTACCTTGATGCACTCAATCCCTGCCCTGTTGAGAAGGATGTTCATTGTATCTGCGATGGCATCGCATGCACCCTTCTTATCTATTAGAACGCCGTATGCACCTGTATATACTCCCAGAGTATAATTTGTATTTTTACAAATATAGTCGTGAAGAGCCTTCTCCTTTTCCAAAGGAGTCATATCAGGTGTTACAACTGAAGCAATGATTTGATCCGCCGTGGTCAAAAACGATGTTATTTCCGCCTTTGTCTGGCTAAATCCCCAAAAATCAATTTTAATGTTGTCATTGAACCTTGTGTAGCTTGAATAGTCTCTTATTGAATTACCACTCAAATCAAGTTTCGTAAGTTTTCCCAAGTAGGACAAAGTTGAAAAATCTTCTATGGCATTATCGCTTAAATCCACATCTTGCAGATTCGTAAGGCTACTCAGAGAGGTTATATCCTTGATATTATTGTACCCCAGTCTCAAGGTTGAAAGATTCTTTAATACTGAAAGAGAGCTTATGTCTTCAATTTTACATGAATACATCGATAGGCTGGAAATATTTGTATTAAAGTCCTTTATACAGCTTATATCCATTAATGGATTACGATCAACACCCAGATTGTTTAAATTTGTAAGATTCTTCAAAGGACTTAAATCTGTTATCTGGTTGCTCTCTAAGCCTAACATGTAAAGCTTTGACAGTTTTTCCAAAGGAATCAGACTTTTAATATTGTTGTAGTTCAAAAATAAGTATTGGAGGTTTGTCAGCTCACTAAGCTGTGATATGTCTCCCACCTGGTTGTCGGTCAAATATAGCATAAACAGATTCTTTGCATATTGAATGCCTTCAAGGGAGACTATGTCCAGATACTTTGCATTAAGATATGTGATTTTCAGCATATCACTTTTGAGAATGTCTCCGGTGGGTTTTGAAATAGCACTCCTAACTGCTTTCTCCAAATTGGGATCAGCAATATAAACTATATCTTCTGTCTGAACAATAAGTGTTAATTTAACCGTACCTTCATAGCCTTCAACCTTACCTTCAAAATTCTGTGTACCTTCTATGGTCGTATCAACACTAGTAGTGTTCCATTCAACGGGTAAATCCACCACAGTTCCGTCATATCTTTTTGCCTTGACCGTAGCCGGCAGGTCATAAGGTTCTCCCTTCTTTACGGAAGCTCTGATATCCTCAATGGTATATTGCGGAACTACTGTAACAGTTACATAAGCTTTCTGCAGGAATCCCTTTACAATACCTTCTACCTTATACTCTCCTGCTTTGGTTACATCCAGCATCTCTGTGTTCCATGTTACATTGTCAAAACCCAGTTTATATGTACCATTGGATAATTGTGCAGCCACAGTAACAGGCATCTTGACTGAGCCGTATTGAGGGACGGTAACCGGCATTCCGACAAAAGAAACTATCGGAGGATTTACATTCACAGTCAATGTCATCTCCCTTGAAAATCCCTCAATCCTGCCTACAAATTTAAAGTTTCCCAGAACACTTAGGTCAATAACTGACGGTGTCCATATTACAGGAACCCGCGCGGTACCTCCTCCTACAATGTTCACTTCTACTGTTTCAGGTAATGAATAGTCAATCCCCTGATATGCATCTTCACCCCATGCATAATATTTAAGTGAAGCAATCTCTCCCGCTACATTTAATGTCAAAGCCACCTGCAGTGACAGTCCTTCTATCGATCCGACATATTTATATGTACCCGGATTTGTGGTGTCTGCTGTTTGAGAGTCCCAGGCAACTTCAACCTCGTAACCTGTACTGTCTGCCGGAAAGTAAGGAAGTGTCTGCGGCAACACATACGCTTGTCGCAGAACCGTATAAACTACAGGGTTGACTATCAGATTCCAATTA
This region of Clostridium sp. BNL1100 genomic DNA includes:
- the pdxA gene encoding 4-hydroxythreonine-4-phosphate dehydrogenase PdxA; this translates as MLKPIIGIPMGDPAGIGSEIIVKALANDEIYKVCNPLVIGDAGVIEKAARICGIQTNVNKAEGIDRIDLDKRTINVVDLKIINPDCLEYGKVQAENGRASFEYIKKSVELAMEGKLSAIATTPINKPSLKAAGIEFIGHTEILAGLTDTKDPLTMFEVRGMRVFFLTRHVSLRKACDMVTKDRLLDYVERCTQALQSLGIKEGTMAVAGLNPHSGDNGLFGLEESENITPAIQEAKRRGFNVEGPVGPDSVFHLALTGRYNSVLSLYHDQGHIATKTLDFERTIAITLGLPFLRTSVDHGTAYDIAGKGIASEISMTEAILLAAKYSVPYSQWVKRAD
- a CDS encoding GntR family transcriptional regulator yields the protein MIQLDFKDPRPIYEQIKDKIKELVITGAVETDDKIPSVRELAQTLTINPNTIQKAYKDLESEGIIYSVKGKGNFIAPLDKSSVDPRRKELLLNIQKTVEELIFLHTPQQAVIDVIQNTYSKKEASQ
- a CDS encoding ABC transporter ATP-binding protein, which encodes MIHVKSLSKSYGDFKALDSLDIHIKEGSVYGLLGPNGSGKTTLIKHLTGIYKNESGSIAIDGKSVFDNPETKSKIVYISDDLFFFSQYSIKEMASFYASMYPGWRWERFNTLKQVFPIDINRRVVKLSKGMQKQVAFWLGISAKPKVMILDEPVDGLDPVMRKKVWNLILQDVAEYGTTVLVSSHNLRELEDICDHVGILYQGKMMVERELDNMKSDIHKLQLAYSGNTPDNLFKDGEVLHRTQNGSVLQLIVRGNKDALISHVKSTNPVVMDILPLSLEEIFIYELGGKGYEIENILI
- a CDS encoding DUF6449 domain-containing protein translates to MKSKTSLFKKGLILSDLKRYWWVSVIFSIGLILTMPLAHYMQKFNMNSDNSNIRFIKEAIERELNFHSGVSLLFPAVIPVIIAVLAYRYIQKGRQASLYHSLPVTRAELYFNSFVSALILYVVPLLINVFVMGLLNSFSFLSDFYTMGLIFKWFGLSLLYGILFMSMTIFVGMFTGSSVAQIVFVYILNLLPLFFFETIRANLSSLLYGFATYSNTGFYRKLPMTMLFSNSIELTPRMVVGYIVLSVLLLAGGLIAFKLRRPETAGDIITFKPIRPVFIYGVTVCATLVGGAYFLGISRASVPFAIFGYFLCALIGYVVVQMVTNKTFKVLNTYKGYVGYALVLIIMLLGVKFDIFGYVNKVPAADEIANVYMGYNIYWWEDRDNEKYLSPSNDNTTIYKETANIKNITELHKMILESRSKEGFPTYIAYTLKNGKKIVRYYNLDNNLYASTLGPIYESKEYKNGRFPVLHQEADDIKYIQVHDYTNKQPIVISDKEKLRSFITEIRKDINGFNYEQLTSSNEDRLWIDIMDNNDRIVSYGVNSNYINTLNWFSYNNNQ
- a CDS encoding ABC transporter ATP-binding protein, which codes for MSQMEIKNITKKFADVIALENISLKLEENKIYGLLGRNGAGKTTLLNLITNRIFPTEGKILVDGENVIENDNALSKIYFMAEKNYYPENMTVKKAFNWTKEFYTDFDYEYASELCEKFSLKLSQKIKTLSTGYTSIFKMILALSCNVPFILLDEPVLGLDANHRDLFYKELLKNYSEKPKTIVISTHLIEEAADIIEDVIIIKSGKLILNESVESVLSQGYAITGSISAVDGFTAGKNVLGADTIGGIKCAYVLGHLDKAGFPDGLEVTKPDLQKLFIHMTNR
- a CDS encoding GntR family transcriptional regulator — translated: MKLDFNNDKPIYLQLSEELEDAIIAGAYQEETQIPSTTEISVNYKINPATALKGINILVDNGIVYKKRGLGMFVANGAKEKILEQRKVDFFEIYIKSLVTEAKKLSISKEDILKMLERGFEI
- a CDS encoding zinc dependent phospholipase C family protein: MPNLVTHYLCGLEAVKMIENKECKKLIELNKNVFNLGVQGPDILFYYGIWPWSPKTQYGTIGEKFHISKVNLVFSEMIDYILKQEGNVKDILTVYFMGFLSHNCLDSITHPYIFYKSGFKTDEDPRTNLYQYYHRRFETAIDVLMCSRLLNKKVHEIRIDGLIGITVRERNVIGDMYESVIASVFNYNIPGKLIAKAIKDMNTVEKILRDPHGTKKKFVAAIDQVIYGFPLFSSLIFPLHIKDGFDYLNLAKNEWAMPYDKAHKSTLSFIEMFKEACDRTQRFCQVLYSTITGDNSNVSYALKLFGNNSYTSGINCDLTVKFKYHDIIFEQHGV